The proteins below are encoded in one region of Pseudomonas entomophila L48:
- a CDS encoding fused response regulator/phosphatase: protein MPAEQALTVLIAEDGAADRMLLAQIVRRQGHEVITAENGEQAVAVFAEQRPQLVLLDALMPVMDGFEAARRIKALAGEALVPIIFLTSLNEEEGLVRCLEAGGDDFMAKPYSAVILGAKIRAMDRLRRLQAVVLEQRDQITRHHHHLLNEQRVAKAVFDKVAHSGCLNASNIRYLQSPYALFNGDLLLAAFTPSGDMHVLLGDFTGHGLPAAVGAMPLAEVFYGMTAKGYGLVETLREMNAKLKRILPVDMFCCALLLNLSFQRGTVEIWNGGMPDGYQLSAQGEVLAVMPSRHLPLGILAPDQFDDTTEVMPLAVGERLFLLSDGVIDSGDAQECLFGVARLRQVLAENRQPALLFEEVMQALERFGGQTRDDISLCDIRMLAPADVVPQAVVYSDSGRSSPLEWALNFTLRGESLRRFNPVPYLVQLLQEIHGLRPVSGMLHSVLSELYSNALEHGVLGLDSRLKRDAQGFSEYYRQRGQRLAGGIEGFVEIALLVEPRGEGGHLRIEVRDSGAGFDVARMLALAPVEQGFSGRGLGLVRRLGCRAQWLEGGRLARVEFEW from the coding sequence ATGCCTGCCGAACAGGCGTTGACCGTGCTGATCGCCGAGGACGGCGCCGCGGACCGCATGCTGCTGGCGCAGATCGTGCGGCGCCAGGGGCATGAGGTCATCACCGCGGAGAACGGCGAGCAGGCGGTGGCGGTGTTCGCCGAGCAGCGGCCGCAATTGGTCTTGCTGGATGCACTGATGCCGGTGATGGATGGCTTCGAGGCGGCGCGGCGGATCAAAGCGCTGGCGGGTGAGGCGTTGGTGCCGATCATCTTTCTGACCTCGCTCAACGAAGAAGAGGGGCTGGTGCGTTGCCTGGAGGCCGGAGGCGACGACTTCATGGCCAAGCCCTACAGCGCGGTGATCCTGGGCGCCAAGATTCGCGCCATGGACCGTTTGCGCCGGTTGCAGGCCGTGGTGCTGGAGCAGCGCGACCAGATCACCCGCCATCACCATCATCTGCTCAACGAGCAGCGGGTGGCCAAGGCCGTGTTCGACAAGGTCGCGCATTCCGGCTGCCTCAATGCGTCGAACATCCGCTACCTGCAGTCGCCTTATGCGTTGTTCAACGGCGACCTGCTGCTGGCCGCCTTCACGCCGTCCGGCGATATGCACGTTCTGCTGGGGGACTTCACCGGGCATGGCCTGCCGGCAGCGGTCGGCGCCATGCCCCTGGCGGAAGTCTTCTACGGCATGACGGCCAAGGGCTACGGCCTGGTCGAGACGCTGCGCGAGATGAACGCCAAGCTCAAGCGCATCCTGCCGGTGGACATGTTCTGCTGCGCGCTGCTGCTCAACTTGAGCTTCCAGCGTGGGACGGTGGAGATCTGGAATGGCGGGATGCCGGATGGCTACCAGCTTTCGGCGCAAGGTGAGGTGCTGGCGGTAATGCCTTCGCGTCATCTGCCCCTGGGGATCCTGGCACCTGATCAGTTCGACGACACCACCGAGGTCATGCCGCTTGCCGTGGGGGAGCGGTTGTTTCTGCTGTCCGACGGCGTGATCGACAGCGGCGATGCGCAGGAATGCCTGTTCGGTGTGGCGCGGCTGCGTCAGGTGCTGGCTGAAAATCGTCAGCCCGCGCTGTTGTTCGAGGAGGTCATGCAGGCGCTGGAGCGCTTCGGTGGCCAGACCCGGGACGACATCAGCCTGTGCGACATCCGCATGCTGGCGCCTGCGGATGTCGTGCCGCAGGCGGTGGTCTACTCCGACAGTGGGCGCTCGAGCCCGCTGGAGTGGGCGTTGAACTTCACCTTGCGTGGCGAGAGCCTCAGGCGTTTCAACCCGGTGCCTTACCTGGTGCAGCTCTTGCAGGAAATACATGGCCTGCGGCCTGTCAGCGGGATGCTGCACAGTGTGTTGAGCGAGTTGTATTCCAATGCCCTGGAGCACGGTGTGCTGGGGTTGGATTCGCGCCTCAAGCGCGACGCGCAGGGCTTCTCCGAGTACTATCGTCAACGGGGGCAGCGCCTGGCGGGCGGCATCGAGGGGTTTGTCGAAATCGCCCTGTTGGTGGAGCCGCGCGGTGAGGGCGGGCATCTGAGGATCGAGGTTCGCGACAGCGGTGCCGGGTTCGATGTTGCGCGAATGCTTGCGCTGGCGCCGGTCGAGCAGGGCTTCAGTGGGCGTGGGTTGGGTTTGGTTCGCCGCCTGGGTTGCCGCGCTCAGTGGCTTGAGGGTGGGCGCCTGGCGCGGGTGGAGTTCGAGTGGTGA
- a CDS encoding STAS domain-containing protein produces MAVETDFSQDGKQLTIKVKGRFDFGKHQEFRDAYERRQPDSVIVDLKEATYLDSSALGMLLLLRDHVGGDEPDIRVVHASPDVRKILAISNFEKLFDIS; encoded by the coding sequence ATGGCAGTCGAGACTGATTTTTCACAGGACGGGAAACAGCTGACGATCAAGGTCAAGGGTCGTTTCGATTTCGGCAAGCATCAGGAATTCAGGGACGCCTACGAGCGTCGCCAGCCGGACTCGGTGATCGTTGATCTGAAAGAGGCCACCTATCTGGACAGCTCCGCGTTGGGCATGCTGCTGTTGCTGCGTGATCATGTCGGGGGGGATGAGCCGGATATCCGCGTGGTCCACGCCAGCCCCGACGTTCGCAAGATCCTGGCTATCTCCAATTTTGAAAAGCTGTTCGACATCAGTTGA
- the fliJ gene encoding flagellar export protein FliJ, producing MAQPSRAARLVPVVEMAEEAERKAAQRVGHFQRLVSDAQVKLAELESFREAYQMQWINRGGQGVDGSWLLNYQRFLAQLETAMTQQRQSLTWHQNNLNNARNTWQQAYARVEGLRKLVQRYLDEARRAEDKREQRLLDELSQRLPRHAPL from the coding sequence ATGGCCCAGCCAAGTCGCGCCGCGCGCCTGGTGCCGGTGGTGGAGATGGCCGAAGAGGCCGAGCGCAAGGCTGCCCAGCGGGTGGGGCATTTCCAGCGGCTGGTCAGTGACGCCCAGGTCAAGCTGGCGGAACTTGAGAGTTTCCGCGAAGCCTATCAGATGCAGTGGATCAATCGCGGCGGGCAGGGCGTCGATGGCAGCTGGCTGCTCAACTACCAGCGTTTCCTTGCGCAGCTGGAAACCGCGATGACCCAGCAGCGCCAGAGCCTGACCTGGCACCAGAACAACCTCAATAACGCGCGCAACACCTGGCAGCAGGCCTATGCCCGGGTGGAGGGGCTGCGCAAGCTGGTGCAGCGCTACCTGGACGAGGCCCGTCGAGCCGAGGACAAGCGCGAGCAGCGCCTGCTCGACGAACTTTCCCAGCGCCTGCCGCGCCACGCTCCCCTGTAG
- the fliI gene encoding flagellar protein export ATPase FliI, protein MRLDRTSFGKRLEGYADAIRLPDQPVVEGRLLRMVGLTLEAEGLRAAVGSRCLVINDDSYHPVQVEAEVMGFSGDKVFLMPVGSIAGLAPGARVVPLDDSGRLPMGMSMLGRVLDGAGRALDGKGGMKAEDWVPMDGPVINPLNRDPISQPLDVGIRSINGLLTVGRGQRLGLFAGTGVGKSVLLGMMTCFTEAEIIVVGLIGERGREVKEFIEHILGEEGLKRSVVVASPADDAPLMRLRAAMYCTRIAEYFRDKGKNVLLLMDSLTRFAQAQREIALAIGEPPATRGYPPSVFAKLPKLVERAGNGEPGGGSITAFYTVLSEGDDQQDPIADSARGVLDGHFVLSRRLAEEGHYPAIDIEASISRVMPQVVDPDHLRQAQKFKQLWSRLSQSRDLISVGAYVAGGDVETDLAIALQPKLVDFLRQGLDENVGMAQSREELGAIFVPPAG, encoded by the coding sequence ATGCGCCTTGATCGCACCAGCTTCGGCAAGCGCCTCGAAGGTTACGCCGATGCCATCCGCTTGCCGGACCAGCCGGTGGTGGAAGGCCGCCTGCTGCGCATGGTCGGGTTGACCCTGGAGGCCGAGGGCCTGCGCGCCGCCGTGGGCAGCCGCTGCCTGGTGATCAACGACGACAGCTATCACCCGGTGCAGGTCGAAGCCGAAGTGATGGGCTTCTCCGGTGACAAGGTGTTCCTCATGCCGGTCGGCAGCATCGCCGGCCTGGCCCCGGGAGCCCGGGTGGTGCCGCTGGATGACAGTGGCCGCCTGCCCATGGGCATGAGCATGCTCGGGCGGGTGCTCGACGGTGCCGGCCGGGCCCTGGATGGCAAGGGTGGGATGAAGGCCGAGGACTGGGTGCCGATGGATGGCCCGGTCATCAACCCGCTCAACCGCGACCCCATTAGCCAGCCGCTGGATGTCGGCATTCGCAGCATCAATGGCTTGCTGACGGTCGGGCGCGGCCAGCGTCTTGGCCTGTTCGCCGGCACCGGTGTCGGTAAGTCGGTGTTGCTGGGCATGATGACCTGCTTCACTGAAGCCGAGATCATCGTCGTCGGGCTGATCGGTGAGCGTGGTCGCGAAGTGAAGGAATTCATCGAGCACATCCTCGGTGAGGAAGGGCTCAAGCGTTCGGTCGTGGTCGCGTCGCCTGCGGACGACGCCCCGTTGATGCGGCTGCGCGCGGCGATGTATTGCACGCGAATTGCCGAGTATTTCCGCGACAAGGGCAAGAACGTCCTGTTGCTGATGGACTCCCTGACCCGTTTCGCCCAGGCCCAGCGCGAAATCGCCCTGGCCATCGGCGAGCCACCCGCCACCCGTGGCTATCCGCCTTCGGTGTTCGCCAAGCTGCCCAAGCTGGTGGAGCGGGCGGGTAACGGCGAGCCGGGTGGCGGGTCGATCACGGCGTTCTATACCGTGCTATCCGAAGGCGACGACCAGCAGGACCCGATCGCCGACTCGGCGCGGGGTGTGCTCGACGGCCACTTCGTGCTGTCGCGGCGCCTGGCCGAGGAAGGGCACTACCCGGCCATCGATATCGAAGCGTCCATCAGCCGGGTCATGCCCCAGGTGGTCGACCCCGACCACCTGCGCCAGGCGCAGAAGTTCAAGCAGCTGTGGTCGCGCCTGTCGCAGAGCCGCGACCTGATCAGCGTCGGCGCCTATGTGGCCGGTGGCGACGTGGAGACCGACCTGGCCATCGCCCTGCAGCCCAAGCTGGTGGACTTCCTGCGCCAGGGTCTGGACGAAAATGTCGGCATGGCCCAGAGCCGCGAAGAGCTGGGCGCAATCTTCGTGCCGCCGGCGGGGTGA
- the fliH gene encoding flagellar assembly protein FliH produces MSTTEHPSDLIRARDLEGVDVWALPSFDPEPEPVPEPEPEVVEEEIEEVPLEEVQPLTLEELEAIRQEAYNEGFATGEREGFHSTQLKVRQEAEVALAAKLASLEQLMGHLLEPIAEQDTQIEKGMVQLVAHMARQVIGRELRTDSSHITHVLREALKLLPMGADNIRIHLNPQDFELAKALRERHEESWKLLEDEALLPGGCRIETAHSRIDATMETRIEKAVAQLFDQSHDHSLHPAAPDISIELEDQPGAADAP; encoded by the coding sequence ATGTCTACCACCGAACATCCCAGCGACCTGATCCGCGCCCGCGACCTCGAGGGTGTCGATGTCTGGGCGTTGCCCAGCTTCGACCCCGAGCCTGAGCCGGTACCCGAGCCTGAGCCCGAGGTCGTCGAAGAGGAAATCGAGGAAGTGCCGCTGGAGGAAGTCCAGCCACTGACCCTCGAAGAACTCGAAGCCATCCGCCAGGAGGCCTACAACGAAGGTTTCGCCACCGGTGAGCGCGAAGGTTTCCATAGCACCCAGCTGAAGGTGCGCCAGGAGGCCGAAGTCGCCCTGGCGGCGAAGCTGGCGAGCCTGGAGCAGCTCATGGGTCATCTGCTCGAGCCGATCGCCGAGCAGGATACCCAGATCGAGAAAGGCATGGTGCAACTGGTGGCGCACATGGCGCGCCAGGTCATCGGCCGCGAGCTGCGCACCGACTCCAGCCATATCACCCATGTCCTGCGCGAAGCCTTGAAGCTGCTGCCCATGGGCGCCGACAACATTCGCATCCATCTCAACCCCCAGGATTTCGAACTGGCCAAGGCCCTGCGCGAGCGCCACGAGGAAAGCTGGAAGCTGCTCGAGGATGAGGCGTTGTTGCCGGGAGGTTGCCGCATCGAGACCGCCCACAGCCGTATCGACGCGACCATGGAGACGCGAATCGAGAAGGCCGTGGCGCAGCTGTTCGACCAGTCCCACGACCATTCGCTGCATCCTGCCGCGCCGGATATCTCCATCGAGCTCGAGGACCAGCCGGGAGCCGCTGATGCGCCTTGA
- the fliG gene encoding flagellar motor switch protein FliG → MSDNRAITAKLSRVDKAAILLLSLGETDAAQVLRHMGPKEVQRVGVAMAQMGNVHREQVEQVMSEFVEIVGDQTSLGVGSDGYIRKMLNQALGEDKANGLIDRILLGGNTSGLDSLKWMEPRAVADVIRYEHPQIQAIVVAYLDPDQAGEVLSNFDHKVRLDIVLRVSSLNTVQPAALKELNQILEKQFSGNSNAARTTLGGIKRAADIMNFLDSSVEGALMDAIREIDSDLSEQIEDLMFVFNNLADVDDRGIQALLREVSSDVLVVSLKGADEKVKDKVFKNMSKRASELLRDDLEAKGPVRVSDVETAQKEILTIARRMAEAGEIVLGGKGAEEMI, encoded by the coding sequence ATGAGTGACAATCGAGCCATTACCGCCAAGCTGAGCCGCGTCGACAAAGCGGCCATTCTCCTGCTCTCGCTCGGCGAGACCGATGCCGCGCAGGTACTGCGCCACATGGGGCCCAAGGAAGTGCAGCGGGTCGGTGTGGCCATGGCGCAGATGGGCAACGTCCATCGCGAGCAGGTCGAGCAGGTCATGAGCGAGTTCGTCGAGATCGTCGGCGACCAGACCAGCCTGGGTGTCGGCTCCGACGGCTACATTCGCAAGATGCTCAACCAGGCCCTCGGCGAGGACAAGGCCAACGGCCTGATCGACCGTATCCTGCTCGGTGGCAACACCAGCGGCCTGGACAGCCTCAAGTGGATGGAGCCGCGTGCCGTGGCCGACGTCATCCGCTACGAGCACCCGCAGATCCAGGCCATCGTGGTCGCCTACCTCGACCCCGACCAGGCCGGTGAGGTGCTGAGCAATTTCGACCACAAGGTGCGCCTGGACATCGTCCTGCGCGTCTCCTCGCTCAATACCGTGCAACCGGCGGCGCTCAAGGAACTCAACCAGATCCTCGAGAAGCAGTTCTCCGGCAACTCCAACGCCGCGCGCACCACCTTGGGTGGCATCAAGCGCGCCGCCGACATCATGAACTTCCTCGACAGTTCGGTGGAAGGCGCGCTGATGGACGCGATCCGCGAGATCGACAGCGACCTGTCGGAGCAGATCGAAGACCTGATGTTCGTCTTCAACAACCTGGCCGACGTCGACGACCGCGGTATCCAGGCGCTGCTGCGCGAGGTGTCCTCCGACGTGCTGGTGGTGTCGCTCAAGGGCGCCGACGAAAAGGTCAAGGACAAGGTCTTCAAGAACATGTCCAAGCGCGCCTCGGAACTGCTGCGCGACGACCTGGAGGCGAAAGGGCCGGTGCGGGTCAGCGACGTGGAAACGGCGCAGAAGGAAATCCTCACCATCGCCCGACGCATGGCCGAGGCCGGCGAAATCGTGCTTGGCGGCAAGGGTGCCGAGGAAATGATCTGA
- the fliF gene encoding flagellar basal-body MS-ring/collar protein FliF, protein MAEAVVDNAPAKSGPPAAKPPLFGMAFLENISQMPMLRQVGLLVGLAASVAIGFAVVLWSQQPDYRPLYGSLAGMDTKQVMDTLASADIPYHVEPNSGALLVKADDLSRARLKLAAAGVAPSDGNVGFELLDKEQGLGTSQFMETTRYRRSLEGELARTVSSLNNVKAARVHLAIPKSSVFVRDERKPSASVLVELYPGRALEAGQVMAIVNLVATSVPELDKSQVTVVDQKGNLLSDQLQDTALSMAGKQFDYSRRMEGLLTQRVHNILQPVLGNDRYKAEVSADVDFSAVESTSEQFNPDQPALRSEQSVNEQRASSQGPQGVPGALSNQPPAGASAPENARAAATPAGAIQPGQPLVDANGQQIMDPATGQPMLAPYPSDKRQQSTKNFELDRSISHTRQQQGRLTRLSVAVVVDDQVKLDAASGEATRTPWGAEDLARFTRLVQDAVGFDASRGDSVTVINVPFAADRGDELVDIPFYSQPWFWDIVKQVLGVLFILVLVFGVLRPVLTNITGGGKQAATDSDMELGGMIGLDGELANDRVSLGGPTSILLPSPSEGYEAQLNAIKGLVAEDPGRVAQVVKEWINADE, encoded by the coding sequence ATGGCCGAAGCAGTCGTCGATAACGCCCCCGCCAAAAGTGGCCCGCCAGCGGCCAAGCCGCCGCTGTTCGGCATGGCGTTCCTGGAAAATATCTCGCAGATGCCCATGCTGCGGCAGGTTGGCCTGCTGGTCGGCCTGGCCGCCAGCGTGGCCATCGGCTTCGCCGTGGTGCTCTGGTCGCAGCAGCCGGATTACCGGCCGCTGTACGGCAGCCTTGCGGGCATGGACACCAAGCAGGTCATGGACACGCTTGCCTCCGCCGACATTCCCTATCACGTGGAACCGAACTCCGGTGCCCTGCTGGTCAAGGCCGACGACCTCTCCCGTGCGCGCCTGAAGCTGGCCGCCGCCGGCGTGGCGCCGAGCGACGGCAACGTCGGTTTCGAGTTGCTGGATAAAGAGCAGGGGCTGGGCACCAGCCAGTTCATGGAAACCACCCGCTACCGCCGCAGCCTGGAAGGCGAGCTGGCCCGTACCGTTTCCAGCCTGAACAATGTCAAGGCCGCGCGCGTGCACCTGGCGATCCCGAAAAGCTCGGTGTTCGTCCGTGACGAGCGCAAGCCCAGCGCCTCGGTACTGGTCGAGCTGTATCCGGGCCGCGCCCTGGAAGCCGGCCAGGTCATGGCCATCGTCAACCTCGTGGCCACCAGCGTTCCGGAGCTGGACAAGTCGCAGGTGACCGTGGTCGACCAGAAAGGCAACCTGCTTTCGGATCAACTGCAGGACACCGCCCTGAGCATGGCCGGCAAGCAGTTCGACTACAGCCGCCGCATGGAAGGCCTGCTGACCCAGCGCGTGCACAACATCCTGCAGCCGGTGCTGGGCAATGACCGCTACAAGGCCGAAGTGTCGGCCGACGTCGACTTCAGCGCCGTCGAGTCCACCTCCGAGCAGTTCAACCCTGACCAGCCGGCGCTGCGCAGCGAGCAGTCGGTCAACGAACAGCGCGCCAGCAGCCAGGGCCCGCAAGGTGTGCCGGGTGCCCTGAGCAACCAGCCGCCAGCCGGCGCCTCCGCGCCAGAGAACGCCCGTGCCGCCGCGACGCCGGCCGGTGCCATCCAGCCTGGCCAGCCGCTGGTGGACGCCAACGGCCAGCAGATCATGGACCCGGCCACCGGCCAGCCGATGCTCGCGCCGTACCCGAGCGACAAGCGCCAGCAGAGCACCAAGAACTTCGAACTGGACCGCTCCATCAGCCACACCCGCCAGCAGCAGGGTCGCCTGACCCGCCTGTCGGTGGCCGTGGTGGTGGATGACCAGGTCAAGCTCGACGCCGCCAGTGGCGAAGCCACACGCACCCCGTGGGGCGCCGAAGACCTGGCGCGCTTCACCCGCCTGGTGCAGGACGCCGTGGGCTTCGATGCCAGCCGTGGCGACAGCGTCACCGTGATCAACGTGCCGTTCGCCGCCGATCGTGGCGACGAGCTGGTCGACATTCCGTTCTACTCGCAGCCGTGGTTCTGGGACATCGTCAAGCAAGTGCTGGGCGTGCTGTTCATCCTGGTGCTGGTGTTCGGCGTGCTGCGTCCGGTGCTCACCAATATCACAGGTGGCGGCAAGCAGGCTGCCACGGACAGCGACATGGAGCTGGGCGGCATGATCGGTCTGGATGGCGAACTGGCCAACGACCGCGTCAGCCTGGGTGGCCCGACAAGCATTCTGTTGCCAAGCCCGAGCGAGGGTTACGAGGCACAGCTCAACGCAATCAAGGGCCTGGTGGCCGAAGACCCGGGCCGCGTGGCCCAGGTCGTGAAAGAGTGGATCAACGCCGATGAGTGA
- the fliE gene encoding flagellar hook-basal body complex protein FliE, with protein sequence MTQGVEFNRLMMDMRAMKAEAMSTPKTTAAPELAPGQSSFADMLGQAIGKVHETQQASSQLANAFEIGKSGVDLTDVMIASQKASVSFQALTQVRNKLVQAYQDIMQMPV encoded by the coding sequence ATGACCCAAGGTGTTGAATTCAATCGTCTGATGATGGACATGCGCGCCATGAAGGCCGAAGCCATGTCCACGCCCAAGACCACTGCCGCGCCAGAACTGGCGCCAGGGCAGAGCAGCTTCGCCGACATGCTCGGCCAGGCGATTGGCAAGGTGCATGAAACCCAGCAGGCCTCCAGCCAACTGGCCAACGCCTTTGAAATCGGCAAGAGCGGTGTCGACCTGACTGACGTCATGATCGCCTCGCAGAAAGCCTCCGTGTCGTTCCAGGCATTGACCCAGGTGCGCAACAAGCTGGTACAGGCGTACCAGGACATCATGCAGATGCCGGTATAA
- a CDS encoding sigma-54-dependent transcriptional regulator — protein MDIKVLLVEDDRTLRQALADTLEIGGFAHLAVGSAEEALQAVAREPFSLVVSDVNMPGMDGHQLLAQLGRHHPQLPVLLMTAHAAVERAVDAMRQGAVDYLVKPFEPKALISLVERHAAGHLEVGEEEGPVACEPASLQLLELAARVARSDSTVLISGESGTGKEVLARFIHQQSPRAAAPFVAINCAAIPDNMLEATLFGHEKGAFTGAIAAQAGKFEQADGGTLLLDEISEMPLALQAKLLRVLQEREVERVGGRKPIALDIRVLATTNRDLVGEVAAGRFREDLYYRLSVFPLAWRALRERPGDILPLAERLLARHVGKMRHAPVRLSADARACLQAHAWPGNVRELDNALQRALILQQGGVIEAADFCLAGVIPLSAPSRATPVVEDCAVESMGLGDDMRRHEYQMIIDTLRAERGRRKEAAERLGISPRTLRYKLAQMRDAGLDVEASLFG, from the coding sequence ATGGATATCAAGGTGCTGCTGGTCGAGGATGACCGCACTCTGCGCCAGGCGCTGGCGGACACCCTGGAGATCGGCGGTTTCGCCCATCTTGCCGTGGGCTCGGCCGAGGAGGCGCTGCAAGCGGTCGCGCGCGAGCCGTTCAGCCTGGTGGTCAGTGATGTGAACATGCCGGGCATGGATGGTCACCAGTTGCTGGCGCAACTGGGGCGCCATCATCCGCAACTGCCGGTGCTGCTGATGACGGCCCATGCCGCGGTGGAGCGGGCGGTCGACGCCATGCGCCAGGGGGCGGTCGACTACCTGGTCAAGCCGTTCGAGCCCAAGGCGCTGATCAGCCTGGTGGAGCGACACGCTGCGGGTCATCTCGAGGTGGGCGAGGAGGAGGGGCCGGTCGCCTGTGAGCCTGCCAGCCTGCAGCTGCTCGAGTTGGCGGCGCGGGTCGCGCGCAGCGACTCCACCGTGCTGATCTCGGGGGAGTCGGGTACCGGCAAGGAAGTGCTGGCGCGTTTCATTCATCAGCAGTCGCCCCGGGCGGCGGCGCCGTTCGTGGCGATCAACTGCGCGGCGATCCCCGACAATATGCTCGAAGCGACGCTGTTCGGTCACGAGAAGGGGGCCTTCACGGGCGCCATTGCCGCGCAGGCCGGCAAGTTCGAGCAAGCCGATGGCGGCACCTTGCTGCTCGACGAGATTTCCGAAATGCCGTTGGCGCTGCAGGCCAAACTGTTGCGGGTGTTGCAGGAGCGCGAGGTGGAGCGGGTCGGTGGGCGCAAGCCGATCGCCCTGGATATCCGGGTGCTGGCCACCACCAACCGCGACCTGGTAGGCGAGGTGGCGGCCGGGCGCTTTCGTGAAGATCTCTACTATCGCCTGTCGGTATTCCCACTGGCATGGCGTGCCCTGCGCGAACGTCCGGGGGATATCCTGCCGCTGGCCGAGCGCCTGCTGGCGCGCCATGTCGGCAAGATGAGGCATGCGCCGGTGCGCCTGTCCGCCGATGCCCGAGCCTGCCTGCAGGCGCATGCCTGGCCGGGCAATGTGCGCGAACTGGACAACGCCTTGCAGCGGGCACTGATCCTGCAGCAGGGCGGGGTGATCGAGGCGGCGGATTTCTGTCTGGCGGGCGTCATTCCATTGTCGGCTCCCTCCAGGGCCACGCCAGTGGTCGAGGACTGCGCGGTTGAGTCCATGGGCCTGGGCGACGACATGCGTCGCCACGAATACCAGATGATCATCGACACCTTGCGCGCCGAGCGCGGCCGTCGCAAGGAGGCTGCCGAGCGCTTGGGCATCAGCCCGCGCACCTTGCGCTACAAGCTGGCGCAGATGCGCGATGCGGGGCTCGATGTGGAAGCCAGCCTGTTTGGCTGA
- a CDS encoding sensor histidine kinase — translation MPQAAHMSRVPDPQGRTPVEQESRQGLEQAFALFNQVSSQLSESYSMLEARVSELKGELAVVSAQRMAELGEKERVANRLQNLLALLPGGVIVIDAQGCVREANPAACDLLGEPLVGELWRQVIARSFAPRKDDGHEVSLRDGRRLSIATRSLDAEPGQLVLLTDLTETRRLQDQLSRHERLSSLGRMVASLAHQIRTPLSAAMLYASHLASSEKALSDDTRQRFAGSLKERLHELEHQVRDMLVFARGELPLGDRLTPKALFQALQQAAQVHVQGQSVRWQCDVHLGELLCNRDTLVGALLNLIDNAVQASEGVVRLKVHLYRRDQHLHLCVSDAGSGIDAELLARLGEPFLTTKSTGTGLGLAVVQAVVRAHQGTVRLRSRPGRGTCAQVILPLITAATKGEH, via the coding sequence ATGCCCCAGGCCGCCCACATGTCCCGAGTCCCCGATCCGCAGGGGCGCACCCCGGTCGAGCAGGAAAGCCGACAGGGTCTTGAGCAGGCGTTCGCCCTGTTCAATCAGGTTTCCTCCCAGCTCAGCGAGTCGTACAGCATGCTCGAGGCGCGCGTCAGTGAGCTCAAGGGTGAGCTGGCGGTGGTCAGTGCCCAGCGCATGGCGGAGCTTGGCGAGAAGGAGCGGGTGGCCAATCGTTTGCAGAACCTGCTGGCCCTGTTGCCGGGTGGAGTGATCGTGATTGATGCGCAGGGCTGCGTGCGCGAGGCCAATCCGGCCGCGTGCGACCTGCTGGGCGAACCGCTGGTTGGTGAACTCTGGCGCCAGGTGATCGCACGCAGCTTCGCACCGCGCAAGGATGACGGCCATGAGGTGTCGCTGCGTGACGGTCGCCGCCTGTCGATCGCCACGCGCTCGCTGGATGCCGAGCCCGGGCAGTTGGTGCTGCTGACCGACCTCACCGAGACCCGTCGCCTGCAGGATCAGCTCTCGCGCCACGAACGCCTGTCGTCGCTCGGCCGCATGGTGGCCTCGCTGGCGCACCAGATCCGTACCCCACTGTCTGCGGCGATGCTCTATGCCAGCCATCTGGCCAGCAGCGAAAAAGCCTTGTCGGACGATACCCGGCAGCGCTTTGCCGGGAGCCTGAAGGAGCGCCTGCACGAACTGGAGCACCAGGTCCGCGACATGCTGGTGTTTGCCCGTGGCGAGCTGCCGCTGGGCGATCGGCTGACCCCCAAGGCATTGTTCCAGGCGTTGCAGCAGGCTGCGCAGGTCCATGTCCAGGGGCAGTCGGTGCGCTGGCAGTGCGATGTGCACCTTGGCGAGTTGCTGTGCAATCGCGACACCCTGGTGGGCGCGTTGCTCAACCTGATCGACAACGCCGTGCAGGCCAGCGAAGGGGTGGTACGGCTCAAGGTTCACCTGTACCGGCGCGACCAGCACCTGCACTTGTGTGTCAGTGATGCCGGCAGCGGTATCGATGCCGAGCTCCTGGCGCGGCTGGGCGAACCATTCCTCACCACCAAGTCGACCGGTACCGGGCTGGGCCTGGCGGTCGTCCAGGCCGTGGTGCGCGCTCACCAGGGTACAGTGCGGCTGCGTTCGAGGCCGGGCCGTGGCACCTGTGCGCAAGTGATCCTGCCATTGATCACCGCTGCGACGAAGGGGGAGCACTGA